From Streptomyces sp. TLI_105, the proteins below share one genomic window:
- a CDS encoding Lrp/AsnC family transcriptional regulator has translation MRLNDLDERIVHALAEDARRSYADIGSLVGLSAPAVKRRVDRLRAEGAITGFTVRVDPAALGWETEGFVEIYCRHNTSPEDIRRGLERYPEVVSASTVTGDADAVVQVFASDMRHFERVLERIAGEPFVERTKSVLVLSPLLRRFSSGSPA, from the coding sequence GTGCGACTCAACGACCTCGACGAACGCATCGTCCACGCCCTCGCGGAAGACGCCCGCCGCAGCTACGCCGACATCGGCTCGCTCGTCGGACTCTCCGCCCCCGCCGTGAAGCGGCGCGTGGACCGCCTCCGGGCCGAGGGAGCCATCACCGGCTTCACCGTCCGGGTGGACCCCGCGGCGCTCGGCTGGGAGACCGAGGGCTTCGTCGAGATCTACTGCCGCCACAACACCTCGCCGGAGGACATCCGGCGGGGTCTGGAGCGGTACCCCGAGGTGGTGTCCGCGTCGACCGTCACCGGTGACGCGGACGCCGTCGTCCAGGTCTTCGCCTCGGACATGCGCCACTTCGAGCGCGTCCTGGAGCGCATCGCGGGCGAGCCCTTCGTGGAGCGCACCAAGTCCGTCCTGGTGCTCTCGCCGCTGCTGCGGCGCTTCTCCTCGGGCTCGCCGGCGTAG
- a CDS encoding Repetin: MNRRTKIVAVAAAVLLTLGAGGVAIASGGEGGHGTHTAREAAALTGTAKLYRPAGDDITFSFDAHLAAKDNKDPQAATGTFRFSHYKPGVKGGYAVAKVDCLVTGGKMAVVTGVIVETDLKDRMGKRVGVSVHDLGKQDRLGYSWVGRETNLEVPPCLSSAPFEKVLPGTGDFKVLPWQLDYPTE; this comes from the coding sequence CGTAGCCGCCGCGGTGCTGCTCACCCTGGGGGCGGGGGGTGTCGCCATCGCCTCGGGAGGAGAGGGCGGGCACGGGACGCACACGGCCCGGGAAGCCGCCGCGCTGACCGGCACCGCCAAGCTGTACCGGCCGGCCGGGGACGACATCACGTTCAGCTTCGACGCGCATCTGGCGGCGAAGGACAACAAGGACCCGCAGGCCGCGACGGGCACCTTCCGGTTCAGCCACTACAAGCCCGGCGTCAAGGGCGGGTACGCGGTGGCAAAGGTCGACTGTCTGGTCACCGGCGGCAAGATGGCCGTCGTGACGGGTGTCATCGTCGAAACCGACCTGAAGGACCGCATGGGCAAGCGGGTCGGGGTCTCCGTCCACGACCTCGGCAAGCAGGACCGGCTGGGCTACAGCTGGGTGGGGCGCGAGACGAACCTGGAGGTTCCGCCGTGCCTGAGCTCTGCCCCGTTCGAGAAGGTGCTGCCCGGCACCGGCGACTTCAAGGTGCTGCCCTGGCAGCTCGACTACCCGACCGAATAG